Genomic DNA from Haloarcula marina:
TCTTCGACCAGGTACGGGCGGCAGTTCGCCAGTTCCGCGGCGCTCGGGTCGCGGTTGCCCGGCGGGTGGCACTTCACCGCGTTCGTGTAGTAGCAGTCGCCGTGGCCGAACCCGGCGTCGGCCAGCAGTGTCCGCACCTTCCGGCCCGACCGGCGGGAGGTGTAGGCCATCCCGGTCCGGTTGCCGCCGCGCCACGGGTCGGTGTCGTCGTCCGCCCCATCCGTCGCATCCGCGGGGTCGCGACCCTCGGCCGGGGCTTCGCCGACGACGACTACCGCGGCGGTACCGGGGCCGTTCCCCCACGAGATACATTCGCGGGCGTCCACGAGGGCGGGGCAGCGTGTGCAGTCCGTCGCGAGGACGTGCCGTTCGTCGGCCGCGGGATACTCGGGCACGCTCGATTGCAGGGGCGGACCGTGCAAAGCCGTGGCGGTCACCACAAGACGTTTGCCGGTGGTCGCCGCGACACCGAGTGTGACCTCCTACGAGTATCGACTGTTCGAAGTGGATACGGGTATGTTCGGCGGCAGCAGCGTCCCCGTCGACGAACTGAACGAACTGGGTGCCGACGGCTGGGAAGTCGTCGCGCCGATTACGGAGAACAGCGGGCAGACGGCGGGCCTGTTGCTCAAACGCGAACGCTGAACGGGGCCGGACGACTCAGCGATTCGGCCCCCCGACCGGGTCGTCGCTGAGCGTGTCGGTCGGGGGTACCTCTAGCCAGTCATCGCCGACCAGCGGCGGGTCGTCGCTTTCGGCCACGTTTTCCTCGGGGTCGTAGCTGACCATCCCGGCCGCGTCGAGTTTCGGGAGGTCGACGTGATGGAGCAGTATCTTCGTCTCTCTGTGTTCCGCCGGGGTGACATCGGCGACGGACTTTCCGTGCGCTACCGCCGCGACCTCGGTCGCCAACTCGGCGAGCGGATGTGGTCCCTGCGTTCCTGTTACGGCGGCGAGCACTGCACGGCGGCGGTCGTTCCGGAGGATATCGAGCGCAGTCTCGACCGGTATCGTCGGCGCGTGTAGATACGCGTCCATACTCGTCTCAACACCAATCACCACCATTAGTGATGTACCGGATTGGTCCGGTATCAGTCGTGGTCGACCGACGGGGTCGTCGAGGAGAAGTAGCGGTCGAGCACCTTCGCCGTCGCCACGCGGAGATGTTGGTTGAACGTCGACGAGGAGATGTCGAGCGAGGCCGCCAACTTCTCGCCGGTCGTCTGCCGCCGCGGCCAGTCGAAGTAGCCCGCGTGATACGCCGCTTCGAGGGCCGCCCGTTGTCGGTCGGTGAGGTGGTCGTCACCGTCGCTGTCCCACGGGATTTCGGCGTCCCGTTCGCCCTCTCGCTTCGACCGTAGCCACACGTCGACGCCGCTCTGCTCGATACGGTCGACGTACTCCCGAACGTCCGTATCGAGGGTGACATCGACGACGAACTGGCCCTCGCCGTCCTCGAACGCGCCGCCGCGTATCTGACCGCCGCCGTCGATGAGCGCCGCAATCGGCGAGGTCCCGTCGACGCGCGCTTCCAAGACGCGGTGCGGACCGTCGCCGACCACGCGGACGCTCTCGACGGCCGGGAGGGTCGACGCGGCGCGCTCTATCGCCGCCGGGTCGGCGTCGTCCACGTCGACGTACAGCAGGTACCGACTGCGTTCGATGGGGACGATGCCCTCGAGAGTCCACCGGCCGCCGACCCGTTCGTTCAGGGCCAACAGCGGCGCGTCCGCGCCGGTTACCGTCAGTTCGAGTTCGAGGAACGCCGTGGCGTGGAGGAGTTTCTTCGCCTGAATCGCGTCCAGCGCCGTCCCGACCAACTGTCCGAGTTCGACGAACACGGCCTGCTCACGCGGTCCGAACGCGTCGGTGGTATCGCCGCCGACGGAGAGGACACCGTAGACGACGCCCTCGTGTTCGATAGCGACGTTACAGACCGTCTGGACGCCGAGGGTGCGTGCCGTCTCGCGGACGACGGACGGCACCGACGGATTCGCTTGGAGGTTCCGCAGGACGGTCGACTCGCCGGTTGTCGCCGTCGTCCGCATCGCGGCTTCCAGCGGACTCGCCTCGGTCGTCCGGAGCGCGTCGAACTGCGCCGAGGTGAGACCGGCCACGTGTCCGACCGCCGTCCCGTCGTCGTGGTCCGTCTGACTCGTCACGGCGACGGGGTAGTGCTCGACTTCGACGAGTCCCTCACACACCGACGCTTCGATCGTGTCTCGGGTCGTCTCGCCGACGATGCTCTGAATCGTCCGCCGAATCGCGTCGTTGGTGTTGGCGAGACGCTCGAGTTCGTCGCGCTGGTCGGCCAGTCGCCGCTCGTCTTCCTTCCGCTCGGTGATGTCCCTGAGCGCCGAGAGGTGTAGGCCCGGTGCCACGTCGGCCGTCGCGGCGAAGTCGACGATTCGCACCTCGCCGTCCGGGCGGACGAGGGGGAACTCGCCGCGGCCGGTCCCCTCCGCGATGAACGCCTCCCACGCGGCCGCGACATCGTAGCCTTCCGGCGCGAAGTCCGCGACGTTGCGGCCCACGAGTTCGTCTTCGGGGAGGCCGTAGAGGTCGCAGGCGGCCGGGTTGACCGAGACGTAGGTACCGTCGTCGTCGGCCAACACCAGCGCGTCCAGCGTACTGTCGAAGATGCTCTGTAACTGTTGCTCGCGCTCTCTGGTCGCCTTGGCCTGCACTTTCTGTTCGGTGATGTCCCTGAAGGTGACGACGACGCGCGCTACTTCCCCGGCCTCCGAGAGGACGGGCGCCGCGCCGACCGACACACTGATTCGAGTGCCGTCCGCTCGCCTGAGCGTCTGCTCGTGCCCGACGGTCGGTTCGCGGGTCCGCAGTGCGATGGAGAACGGGAACTCCTCCTCGTCGAGCGGTCGGCCGTCGGGATGGCGGACCTCCCACGTCGGTTCGCGGAATGACTCGTCCAGTAGCGTCTCCCGGTCGACGCCGAGGATGTCCGCGGCGCGCTCGTTGACCCGAGTGAACTGCCCGTCCGGCGCGAGGACGCAGATGCCGACCGGACTCGCCAGCAGCAACTGCTCGACGAGGTCGCGTTCGCGTTCGAGCGCTGCCTCGTGGCGCTTTCG
This window encodes:
- a CDS encoding uracil-DNA glycosylase translates to MPEYPAADERHVLATDCTRCPALVDARECISWGNGPGTAAVVVVGEAPAEGRDPADATDGADDDTDPWRGGNRTGMAYTSRRSGRKVRTLLADAGFGHGDCYYTNAVKCHPPGNRDPSAAELANCRPYLVEEVETVAPRAVLTTGKHATETVRALDGNVVGGFLDSVLTVETSETLGVPVVPLLHPSYQEVWLSRLDYTYAEYVDEIRTTVAGA
- a CDS encoding DUF4177 domain-containing protein — encoded protein: MTSYEYRLFEVDTGMFGGSSVPVDELNELGADGWEVVAPITENSGQTAGLLLKRER
- a CDS encoding DUF7344 domain-containing protein, encoding MDAYLHAPTIPVETALDILRNDRRRAVLAAVTGTQGPHPLAELATEVAAVAHGKSVADVTPAEHRETKILLHHVDLPKLDAAGMVSYDPEENVAESDDPPLVGDDWLEVPPTDTLSDDPVGGPNR
- a CDS encoding PAS domain S-box protein, coding for MDSDSEPYTADDGADCVLVSADDGTVVWASPGVDAVFGRSADDIVGQSVRSDALGAALPDPSGASDSPATHDLTVTTPDGERSLSVTVETLADPGALAVYHCRTDAPEQLALRSVLSRVTDGIVAFDTEWRYTYVNDHAEAILGQPRESLLGTTIWEQFPAVADATPQRAFERAMETQEPVGFEWHGPATETWFELRAFPSATGLSVYFRDVTERKRHEAALERERDLVEQLLLASPVGICVLAPDGQFTRVNERAADILGVDRETLLDESFREPTWEVRHPDGRPLDEEEFPFSIALRTREPTVGHEQTLRRADGTRISVSVGAAPVLSEAGEVARVVVTFRDITEQKVQAKATREREQQLQSIFDSTLDALVLADDDGTYVSVNPAACDLYGLPEDELVGRNVADFAPEGYDVAAAWEAFIAEGTGRGEFPLVRPDGEVRIVDFAATADVAPGLHLSALRDITERKEDERRLADQRDELERLANTNDAIRRTIQSIVGETTRDTIEASVCEGLVEVEHYPVAVTSQTDHDDGTAVGHVAGLTSAQFDALRTTEASPLEAAMRTTATTGESTVLRNLQANPSVPSVVRETARTLGVQTVCNVAIEHEGVVYGVLSVGGDTTDAFGPREQAVFVELGQLVGTALDAIQAKKLLHATAFLELELTVTGADAPLLALNERVGGRWTLEGIVPIERSRYLLYVDVDDADPAAIERAASTLPAVESVRVVGDGPHRVLEARVDGTSPIAALIDGGGQIRGGAFEDGEGQFVVDVTLDTDVREYVDRIEQSGVDVWLRSKREGERDAEIPWDSDGDDHLTDRQRAALEAAYHAGYFDWPRRQTTGEKLAASLDISSSTFNQHLRVATAKVLDRYFSSTTPSVDHD